One part of the Populus alba chromosome 18, ASM523922v2, whole genome shotgun sequence genome encodes these proteins:
- the LOC118034281 gene encoding protein PHOX1: MAKENGKNKKQVGRQSSENDMKQPKVGNYSPKALDKDTAVFISMSQELKEEGNKLFQKRDHEGAILKYEKAIKLLPRNHIDVSYLRSNMAACYMQMGLSEYPRAIHECNLSLEVTPKYSKALLKRARCYEALNRLDLAMRDVSTVLKMEPNNFMASEISERVKKTIEQKGLRVNDTVIELPPEYVEPPVASSKLAKQKTKKKKGKKVEEKKTAGETEQKMVEHEVEGQNAGKEIEYSRVDSQLEGKKAEDKVVVEEKLKGKTEEPKKSVKLVFGEDIRWAQLPINCNLLQLREVIADRFPGSEEILIKYRDHEGDLVTITSDEELRWVEASAETQVSIKLYLVEANPKKDPSFDRLTLEEVHKLDIKQKLASENGNMENGKLSENRSYCFDEWIVEFAKLFKNHVGFDSDSYLGLHELGMKVYSDAMEETVTSEEAQDLFNTAASKFQEMAALALFNWGNIHMSRARKRLGFTEEASRESILKEIRKSYDWAQKEYIKAGKRYEEALRIKPDFYEGLLAQAQQQFERAKLSWYYAIGNNVDMETWPSEEVVQLYNMAEDNMEKGMVMWEEFEAQHLNISNIAKVKPQSQKTGSDKLFKDVFSEDATEQARNMRSQINLLWGTILYERSIMEFKLGLPVWQECLEVAIEKFHLAGASPTDIAVMIKNHVSNDNALEGLGFRIDEIVQAWKEMHEAKTWRNGVPTFRLEPLLRRRVSDIYLALEIL, translated from the exons ATGGCGAAGGAGAACGGAAAGAATAAGAAACAGGTAGGAAGACAATCAAGTGAGAATGATATGAAGCAACCTAAGGTTGGGAATTATAGCCCTAAGGCGCTGGATAAGGACACTGCAGTCTTCATTTCCATGTCACAAGAATTGAaggaggaagggaacaagttgTTTCAGAAGAGAGACCATGAAGGAGCCATCTTGAAGTACGAAAAGGCCATCAAGTTGCTTCCGAGGAATCATATAGATGTATCCTATCTTCGGAGTAATATGGCCGCATGTTATATGCAGATGGGTCTGAGTGAATATCCCAGGGCAATTCATGAGTGTAATTTGTCGTTAGAGGTCACACCAAAGTATAGTAAGGCACTGTTGAAGAGAGCAAGGTGTTATGAGGCTTTGAATAGGCTGGATTTGGCTATGAGAGATGTCAGTACGGTTTTGAAAATGGAGCCAAATAATTTCATGGCATCAGAGATTTCAGAAAGGGTGAAAAAGACAATTGAGCAGAAGGGGCTAAGGGTGAACGATACAGTAATTGAACTGCCTCCAGAATATGTTGAACCCCCTGTTGCTTCATCCAAACTAGCGAAACagaagacaaagaagaagaagggcaaAAAAGTAGAGGAAAAGAAGACTGCAGGTGAAACTGAGCAAAAGATGGTTGAGCATGAAGTTGAGGGACAGAATGCTGGGAAAGAAATTGAATACAGTAGAGTTGATAGCCAACTCGAGGGGAAGAAAGCCGAGGAtaaggtggtggtggaggaaaAACTGAAGGGAAAAACGGAAGAACCTAAGAAGTCTGTAAAATTGGTTTTTGGGGAGGACATAAGATGGGCTCAGTTGCCTATTAATTGCAACCTCCTGCAACTTAGGGAAGTTATTGCTGATCGGTTTCCAGGCTCAGAAGAGATTCTTATCAAATACAGGGACCATGAAGGTGATTTGGTTACAATAACCTCTGATGAAGAATTAAGGTGGGTAGAAGCATCAGCAGAAACCCAGGTTTCTATCAAGCTGTATCTGGTCGAAGCCAATCCTAAGAAAGACCCATCCTTTGATAGACTTACGCTGGAGGAGGTGCACAAACTGGATATCAAACAAAAGCTTGCCTCTGAGAATGGGAACATGGAAAATGGCAAGCTGTCTGAAAACAGATCATATTGCTTTGATGAATGGATAGTAGAGTTTGCCAAGCTGTTCAAGAACCATGTGGGGTTCGATTCTGATTCTTATTTGGGTCTTCATGAACTCGGTATGAAGGTGTATTCAGATGCTATGGAGGAGACAGTTACTAGTGAAGAAGCGCAAGACCTTTTCAACACAGCAGCAAGCAAGTTTCAAGAGATGGCAGCTTTGGCACTGTTCAACTGGGGAAACATTCACATGTCCAGGGCAAGGAAGAGGCTCGGCTTCACTGAAGAAGCTTCAAGAGAATCAATACTTAAAGAGATTAGAAAATCATATGATTGGGCgcaaaaagaatatataaaagcAGGGAAGAGATATGAAGAAGCACTAAGAATCAAACCAGACTTCTATGAAGGTCTTCTAGCTCAAGCGCAGCAGCAGTTTGAACGGGCAAAACTTTCCTGGTACTATGCAATTGGAAACAATGTTGACATGGAAACATGGCCTTCTGAAGAGGTTGTCCAACTTTATAACATGGCCGAGGACAACATGGAAAAGGGCATGGTAATGTGGGAAGAATTTGAGGCTCAACACCTGAACATTTCCAACATAGCGAAGGTTAAACCCCAGTCTCAGAAAACTGGGTCAGACAAGCTATTTAAAGATGTGTTCTCAGAAGATGCTACTGAGCAGGCTAGGAACATGAGGTCCCAGATTAACCTCCTTTGGGGCACCATACTATATGAGCGGTCAATTATGGAATTCAAATTAGGCCTACCAGTCTGGCAAGAATGCTTGGAAGTTGCAATCGAGAAGTTTCATCTTGCTGGAGCTTCCCCCACAGATATAGCTGTTATGATAAAGAATCATGTTTCAAACGATAATGCACTGGAAG GTTTAGGATTTAGAATTGACGAGATAGTACAGGCATGGAAGGAGATGCATGAAGCTAAGACGTGGCGGAATGGGGTTCCCACATTCCGGCTAGAACCATTACTTCGACGTCGTGTTTCCGATATTTATCTTGCCTTGGAGATTTTATGA